The following are from one region of the Rhodanobacter sp. LX-99 genome:
- a CDS encoding M13 family metallopeptidase, with product MQSMRWVLTAAILCSPAAWAAPPASQPSGIDLAGIDHGVKPGDDFFRYANGGWLKTAQIPADRSSTGTFLKVFEQAEKNTAELIRNAGASRPAAGSNARKIADYYAAWMDTAAIERHGLAPLKPELAQIDAIASRADLARVLGSRLRADVDPMNATNYHTENLFGLFVTQGLEDPSRNIAYLLQGGLVMPSRDYYLSDDTHMVATRAKYRTYIGALLKQAGMADAEAKAKTVLDLETKIARAQASLLDSEDVHKANNLWRTADFARKAPGLDWAAYFKAAGLDGQPRIDVWQPAAITGLSALTASEPLQAWKNLLLFHTLDQSAALLPKAFADLGFDFHGRTLQGTPEQRPRWKRAVGATSNDLGDAVGQLYVKHYFPASSKAEVEQLVQNLLAAFDERIDSLSWMTPATRAKAKAKLATVRVGVGYPDTWRDYATLDIRADDALGNQRRAEKFEYEHQRAKLDRPVDRAEWWMTPQTVNAVNLPLQNALNFPAAIMQPPFFDPNADAAANYGAIGSVIGHEISHSFDNMGAEFDAEGRLANWWTPEDLAHFKAAGKQLAKQFDQYEALPGLHVNGEQTLGENIADVSGLTIAYLAYHKSLGGKPAPVIDGLTGDQRFFLAYGQAWRSKIRDAALRQRLATDVHAPADFRAQTVRNLDQWYPAFKVKPGEKLYLAPKDRVKIW from the coding sequence ATGCAAAGCATGCGATGGGTACTGACGGCGGCGATCCTGTGCAGTCCGGCGGCATGGGCGGCACCGCCGGCGAGCCAGCCTTCCGGCATCGACCTGGCCGGGATCGACCACGGCGTGAAGCCGGGCGACGACTTCTTCCGCTACGCCAACGGCGGCTGGCTGAAGACGGCGCAGATTCCCGCCGACCGCTCCAGCACCGGCACCTTCCTCAAGGTGTTCGAGCAGGCCGAGAAGAACACCGCCGAACTGATCCGCAACGCCGGCGCCAGCCGCCCGGCCGCCGGCAGCAACGCGCGCAAGATCGCCGACTACTACGCCGCCTGGATGGACACCGCCGCGATCGAGCGGCACGGCCTGGCGCCGCTCAAGCCGGAGCTGGCGCAGATCGACGCGATCGCCTCGCGCGCCGACCTGGCGCGCGTGCTGGGCAGCCGCCTGCGCGCCGACGTCGATCCGATGAACGCCACCAACTACCACACCGAGAACCTGTTCGGCCTGTTCGTGACGCAGGGCCTGGAAGACCCCTCGCGCAACATCGCCTACTTGCTGCAGGGCGGCCTGGTCATGCCCAGTCGCGACTACTACCTGTCCGACGACACCCACATGGTCGCGACCCGGGCCAAGTACCGGACCTACATCGGCGCGCTGCTGAAGCAGGCCGGCATGGCTGACGCGGAAGCGAAGGCAAAAACCGTCCTCGACCTGGAAACGAAAATCGCCAGGGCGCAGGCCAGCCTGCTCGACAGCGAGGACGTGCACAAGGCGAACAACCTGTGGCGCACGGCCGACTTCGCGCGGAAGGCGCCGGGGCTGGACTGGGCCGCGTATTTCAAGGCTGCCGGCCTGGACGGCCAGCCGCGGATCGACGTGTGGCAGCCGGCCGCAATCACCGGCCTGTCCGCGCTGACCGCCAGCGAGCCGCTGCAGGCCTGGAAGAACCTGCTGCTCTTCCACACCCTGGACCAGAGTGCGGCCCTGCTGCCGAAGGCCTTTGCCGACCTCGGCTTCGACTTCCACGGCCGCACCCTGCAGGGCACGCCCGAGCAGCGGCCGCGCTGGAAGCGGGCGGTGGGCGCCACCAGCAACGACCTCGGCGACGCCGTGGGCCAGCTCTACGTGAAGCATTACTTCCCGGCCTCGTCCAAGGCGGAAGTGGAGCAACTGGTGCAGAACCTGCTCGCTGCGTTCGACGAGCGCATCGACTCGCTGAGTTGGATGACCCCGGCCACGCGCGCGAAGGCCAAGGCCAAGCTGGCCACGGTGCGCGTCGGCGTGGGCTATCCGGACACCTGGCGCGACTACGCCACGCTGGATATCCGTGCCGACGACGCGCTCGGCAACCAGCGCCGCGCCGAAAAGTTCGAATACGAACATCAGCGCGCCAAGCTGGACCGACCGGTCGATCGCGCCGAGTGGTGGATGACCCCGCAGACCGTCAACGCCGTGAACCTGCCGCTGCAGAACGCGCTGAACTTCCCCGCCGCGATCATGCAGCCGCCGTTCTTCGACCCGAACGCCGACGCCGCCGCCAACTACGGCGCGATCGGTTCAGTGATCGGCCACGAGATCAGCCACAGCTTCGACAACATGGGCGCCGAGTTCGATGCCGAAGGTCGCCTCGCGAACTGGTGGACGCCGGAAGACCTGGCCCACTTCAAGGCCGCCGGCAAGCAGCTGGCGAAGCAGTTCGACCAGTACGAGGCGCTGCCCGGCCTGCACGTCAACGGCGAACAGACGCTGGGCGAAAACATCGCCGACGTCTCCGGCCTGACCATCGCCTACCTCGCCTACCACAAGTCGCTCGGCGGCAAGCCGGCGCCGGTGATCGACGGCCTGACCGGCGACCAGCGCTTCTTCCTCGCCTACGGCCAGGCCTGGCGCTCGAAGATCCGCGACGCCGCCCTGCGCCAGCGCCTCGCCACCGACGTGCACGCCCCCGCCGACTTCCGCGCACAGACCGTGCGCAATCTGGATCAGTGGTACCCCGCGTTCAAGGTGAAGCCCGGCGAGAAACTGTACCTGGCGCCGAAGGACCGGGTGAAGATCTGGTAG
- a CDS encoding DUF1801 domain-containing protein, translating to MKSTGHPDDEAAATNITRRIEELGDWRGAMLARIRQLIHEADPEIREEWKWVKPSSGGTPVWSHDGIVCTGESYKDKVKLTFARGASVSDPKKLFNAGLEGNTRRAIDLHEGDRLNETAFRQLVRAAVAANGVALAQRAARKK from the coding sequence ATGAAGTCGACAGGTCATCCGGATGACGAGGCTGCGGCAACGAACATCACCCGGCGGATCGAGGAACTGGGGGACTGGCGGGGCGCGATGCTCGCGCGCATCCGCCAGCTGATCCACGAGGCCGATCCGGAGATTCGGGAAGAGTGGAAATGGGTCAAGCCCAGCTCGGGCGGCACGCCGGTGTGGTCGCACGACGGCATCGTCTGCACCGGCGAGTCGTACAAGGACAAGGTGAAGCTCACCTTCGCCCGCGGCGCATCCGTCAGCGACCCGAAGAAACTGTTCAATGCCGGTCTGGAAGGAAACACGCGGCGGGCGATCGATCTGCACGAAGGCGACAGGCTCAACGAGACGGCGTTCAGGCAACTCGTACGCGCCGCAGTGGCGGCCAACGGTGTGGCGCTTGCGCAACGGGCAGCCAGGAAGAAGTAG
- a CDS encoding AbrB/MazE/SpoVT family DNA-binding domain-containing protein, with protein MKLKITTIGNSAGVILPRELLARLRLEKGDELFALETPDGIRLTTYDPTLAKQMEVAEEVMRKDRNVLHKLAQ; from the coding sequence ATGAAACTGAAGATCACCACCATCGGCAACTCCGCCGGCGTCATCCTGCCGCGCGAACTGCTGGCCCGCCTGCGCCTGGAAAAAGGCGACGAATTGTTCGCGCTGGAAACCCCCGACGGCATCCGCCTCACCACCTACGACCCTACCCTCGCCAAGCAGATGGAAGTGGCCGAAGAGGTCATGCGCAAGGACCGCAACGTCCTGCACAAGCTGGCGCAATAG
- a CDS encoding type II toxin-antitoxin system death-on-curing family toxin, with protein sequence MVVWIERPLAIAIHERQLAEHGGSIGVRDDNLLDSALARPKQSHAYGDPPPDLADLAASLAFGLARNHPFVDGNKRTAHVCYRVFLSLNDADLAASDEDKYVTMITLAEGSLSEAEFAAWLRQHIKLSGKNRVNEPRARYAR encoded by the coding sequence ATGGTCGTCTGGATCGAAAGGCCGCTCGCCATCGCCATCCACGAACGCCAGCTGGCGGAACACGGCGGCAGCATCGGCGTGCGCGACGACAATCTGCTGGATTCAGCGCTTGCGCGCCCCAAGCAATCGCACGCCTACGGCGACCCGCCGCCGGACCTTGCCGACCTTGCCGCCAGCCTCGCCTTCGGGCTGGCACGCAATCACCCCTTCGTCGACGGAAACAAACGCACGGCGCACGTCTGCTACCGCGTCTTCCTTTCACTCAACGACGCCGACCTCGCCGCCAGCGACGAAGACAAATACGTCACCATGATCACCCTCGCCGAAGGCAGCCTGTCCGAAGCCGAGTTCGCCGCCTGGCTGCGCCAGCACATCAAGCTCAGCGGCAAAAATCGCGTGAACGAACCGCGGGCGCGCTACGCGCGCTGA
- a CDS encoding class I SAM-dependent methyltransferase, with protein sequence MKIRESGMPDEARWASFFDCEAAVGKLFGAAEVQGDVIEFGCGYGSFTVPAARRTSGLVTALDIEPEMIAAVRGKAASLGLYNIRAELRDFISDGAGADAGSQAHAMIFNLLHLARPEELLREAHRILQDGGVLSVMHWRNDIPTPRGPPLEIRPTPEQCRQWMADAGFHAVESVDLQHACPFHFGLIGRR encoded by the coding sequence ATGAAGATTCGCGAGAGCGGCATGCCCGACGAGGCCCGGTGGGCCAGCTTCTTCGACTGCGAGGCGGCCGTCGGGAAGCTGTTCGGTGCGGCGGAGGTGCAGGGGGACGTGATCGAGTTTGGCTGCGGCTACGGCTCGTTCACGGTGCCTGCCGCGCGGCGCACGAGCGGGCTGGTCACTGCGCTGGATATCGAGCCGGAGATGATCGCCGCCGTGCGCGGAAAGGCAGCGAGCCTCGGGCTGTACAACATCCGGGCCGAGCTGCGGGATTTCATTTCCGACGGTGCCGGAGCGGATGCCGGTTCGCAGGCGCATGCGATGATTTTCAATCTGCTGCACCTGGCGCGGCCGGAGGAGTTGTTGCGGGAAGCCCACCGGATCCTGCAGGACGGCGGGGTGCTTTCGGTGATGCACTGGCGCAATGACATCCCGACTCCGCGCGGGCCGCCGCTGGAAATACGCCCGACCCCGGAGCAGTGCCGGCAGTGGATGGCCGACGCCGGGTTCCACGCCGTCGAATCCGTCGATCTGCAGCATGCCTGCCCGTTCCATTTCGGCCTGATTGGCCGGCGCTGA